From one Streptomyces sp. N50 genomic stretch:
- a CDS encoding NlpC/P60 family protein: MGSRRRPAPSGFDRGASAAVCVLSAAAAALGALPATSAVAAPHDDSKAEVDRLYQEAERATEAYDKADESAGQLHRQVSNAQDRIARQQQRINTMRDALGSLAGAQYRSGGIDPTVALLFSDDPADYLDKASVLDRITTQQAGQLKDLQEAMRELAQERTEAAGHLAELERSRKAVATHKKTVERKLAKARQLLNQMPLAERASFDRASRSTREDIPDLGAGVPSSGRAAAAVAAARSALGKPYIWGANGPGGFDCSGLMQWSYAHAGVHLPRTSQEQRYAGHRIPLSQAQPGDLVVYRSDASHVGMYVGNGQVIHAPYPGAPVRYDPVGMMPISSVTRV; encoded by the coding sequence GTGGGATCCCGTCGCCGCCCTGCACCGTCCGGGTTCGACCGAGGCGCCAGCGCCGCGGTCTGCGTCTTGAGCGCGGCCGCCGCCGCTCTCGGCGCCCTGCCGGCCACCTCCGCCGTGGCCGCGCCGCACGACGACTCCAAGGCCGAGGTGGACCGGCTCTACCAGGAGGCGGAGCGGGCGACCGAGGCCTACGACAAGGCCGACGAGAGCGCCGGGCAGCTGCACCGGCAGGTGAGTAACGCCCAGGACCGCATCGCCCGGCAGCAGCAGCGCATCAACACCATGCGGGACGCGCTGGGTTCACTCGCCGGCGCCCAGTACCGCTCCGGCGGCATCGACCCCACCGTCGCGCTGCTGTTCTCCGACGACCCGGCCGACTACCTCGACAAGGCCTCCGTCCTCGACCGCATCACCACCCAGCAGGCGGGCCAGCTCAAGGACCTCCAGGAGGCCATGCGCGAACTCGCCCAGGAACGCACCGAGGCCGCCGGACACCTCGCGGAACTGGAGCGCAGCCGCAAGGCCGTCGCCACCCACAAGAAGACCGTGGAACGGAAACTCGCCAAGGCCCGGCAACTCCTCAACCAGATGCCGCTCGCCGAGCGCGCCTCCTTCGACCGGGCCTCCCGCTCCACCCGCGAGGACATCCCCGACCTCGGCGCCGGCGTCCCCTCCTCGGGCCGCGCGGCCGCCGCCGTGGCCGCCGCCCGCTCCGCCCTGGGCAAGCCGTACATCTGGGGCGCCAACGGCCCCGGCGGCTTCGACTGCTCCGGCCTGATGCAGTGGTCGTACGCCCACGCGGGCGTCCACCTCCCGCGCACCTCGCAGGAACAGCGCTACGCCGGCCACCGGATCCCGCTCTCCCAGGCCCAGCCCGGCGACCTGGTCGTCTACCGCTCCGACGCCAGCCATGTCGGCATGTACGTGGGCAACGGCCAGGTCATCCACGCCCCCTACCCCGGCGCGCCGGTGCGCTACGACCCGGTCGGCATGATGCCCATCTCGTCGGTCACGAGGGTCTGA
- a CDS encoding glycosyltransferase family 4 protein yields the protein MRKTLIVTNDFPPRPGGIQAFLHNMALRLDPERLVVYASTWKRGREGAEATAAFDAEQPFTVVRDATTMLLPTPAATRRAVGLLREHGCTAVWFGAAAPLGLMAPALRKAGAERLVATTHGHEAGWAQLPASRQLLHRIGESTDTVTYLGEYTRSRIAAALSPEAAARMVQLPPGVDEKVFHPGSGGAEVRARLGLTDRPVVVCVSRLVPRKGQDTLILAMPRILAREPEAVLLIVGGGPYEKDLRRLVRETGVSDSVRFTGAVPWSELPAHYGAGDVFAMPCRTRRGGLDVEGLGIVYLEASATGLPVVAGDSGGAPDAVLDGETGWVVRGGSPEDAADRILALLADPELRQNMGERGRQWVEERWRWDLLAERLRALL from the coding sequence GTGCGCAAGACCCTGATCGTGACCAATGACTTTCCGCCCCGGCCCGGTGGCATCCAGGCGTTCCTGCACAACATGGCGCTACGGCTGGACCCGGAGCGGCTCGTGGTCTACGCCTCGACCTGGAAGCGCGGGCGGGAGGGCGCCGAGGCGACGGCCGCGTTCGACGCCGAGCAGCCGTTCACCGTCGTACGGGACGCCACGACCATGCTGCTGCCGACGCCCGCCGCGACCCGCCGGGCCGTGGGGCTGCTGCGTGAACACGGGTGTACGGCGGTGTGGTTCGGGGCGGCGGCGCCGCTCGGGCTGATGGCGCCGGCGTTGCGGAAGGCGGGCGCGGAACGGCTGGTGGCCACGACCCACGGTCACGAGGCCGGGTGGGCCCAGCTTCCCGCCTCCCGCCAACTCCTGCACCGCATCGGGGAGTCCACCGACACGGTCACCTACCTCGGGGAGTACACGCGCTCGCGCATCGCCGCCGCGCTGAGTCCGGAGGCGGCCGCGCGGATGGTCCAACTCCCGCCCGGCGTGGACGAGAAGGTCTTCCATCCCGGGTCGGGTGGAGCGGAGGTCCGGGCGCGGCTCGGGTTGACCGACCGGCCGGTGGTGGTCTGCGTCTCGCGGCTGGTGCCGCGCAAGGGGCAGGACACGTTGATCCTTGCGATGCCGCGCATCCTGGCCCGCGAGCCGGAGGCCGTGCTGCTGATCGTGGGGGGCGGTCCTTACGAGAAGGACCTGCGGCGGCTTGTGCGGGAGACGGGTGTGAGCGACTCCGTCCGCTTCACGGGCGCCGTGCCCTGGTCGGAACTGCCCGCCCACTACGGCGCCGGTGACGTCTTCGCGATGCCCTGCCGTACACGGCGCGGGGGTCTCGACGTGGAGGGGCTCGGCATCGTCTACCTGGAGGCGTCCGCCACGGGGCTGCCCGTCGTCGCCGGGGACTCCGGGGGCGCGCCCGACGCGGTCCTCGACGGGGAGACCGGCTGGGTCGTCCGGGGCGGCTCCCCGGAGGACGCCGCCGACCGCATCCTCGCGCTGCTCGCCGACCCGGAGCTCCGTCAGAACATGGGGGAGCGGGGGCGGCAGTGGGTGGAGGAGCGGTGGCGGTGGGATCTCCTTGCGGAGAGGTTGAGGGCGTTGCTGTAG
- a CDS encoding glycosyltransferase family 87 protein: protein MEIAGAGRRLAPLLGTWGLTRVVLLLFVFKVLVFPGPDVTSDVSVIYQGWYETLRHGGFPLDDVTWQYPPAAALPILSPALLGFLDYASAFFVLAFLADLTVLALLLYTGLRPGRTLRGAWVWTAGVPLLGPTVYARYDVMVTAVAVAALLAGTRHPRVMGALAGFGALLKVWPALLLLGAVKRRAWGAAAVTAVVIASLFAVSMPGAFAFLNFQRNRGTEVESLGSLVFHVARHFGWPGQVLLNYGSVEFVGPYVNWVSTAALGLTAMAFGWIVLWRLMAARFHPHTLADAAFVAVLMFTVTSRVISPQYVVWLIGLAAVCSCFRASRMRLPVALVLAAAFVTVLEFPIWFAHVVASDGLGVTLLIVRNGLLIAAALTAARELWRASVTWADVPPLPAQATRSKATSASS, encoded by the coding sequence GTGGAGATCGCGGGCGCGGGACGGCGGCTGGCGCCGCTGCTGGGAACCTGGGGCCTGACCAGAGTCGTCCTCCTGCTGTTCGTCTTCAAGGTGCTCGTGTTCCCGGGCCCGGACGTCACCAGCGACGTCTCGGTGATCTACCAGGGCTGGTACGAGACGCTCCGCCACGGCGGCTTCCCGCTGGACGACGTCACCTGGCAGTACCCGCCCGCCGCCGCCCTCCCGATCCTCTCCCCCGCCCTGCTCGGCTTCCTGGACTACGCCTCGGCGTTCTTCGTCCTAGCCTTCCTCGCCGACCTGACCGTCCTGGCCCTGCTCCTGTACACGGGCCTGCGCCCCGGCCGCACCCTCCGCGGCGCCTGGGTCTGGACCGCGGGCGTCCCGCTGCTGGGCCCGACCGTGTACGCGCGCTACGACGTGATGGTGACCGCGGTCGCCGTGGCCGCCCTGCTCGCGGGCACCCGCCACCCCCGCGTGATGGGCGCGCTGGCCGGCTTCGGAGCACTCCTCAAGGTCTGGCCGGCGCTGCTCCTGCTGGGCGCGGTCAAGCGCCGGGCGTGGGGAGCGGCGGCGGTGACGGCAGTGGTGATCGCGAGCCTCTTCGCGGTGTCGATGCCGGGCGCGTTCGCCTTCCTGAACTTCCAGCGCAACCGCGGCACGGAGGTGGAGTCCCTGGGCTCCCTCGTCTTCCACGTGGCCCGGCACTTCGGCTGGCCGGGCCAAGTCCTCCTGAACTACGGCTCGGTGGAGTTCGTCGGCCCGTACGTCAACTGGGTCAGCACGGCCGCCCTGGGCCTCACCGCGATGGCCTTCGGCTGGATCGTGCTCTGGCGCCTGATGGCGGCCCGCTTCCACCCCCACACCCTCGCGGACGCGGCCTTCGTCGCGGTCCTGATGTTCACGGTCACCAGCCGGGTGATCAGCCCCCAGTACGTCGTCTGGCTGATCGGCCTCGCAGCCGTCTGCTCCTGCTTCCGCGCCAGCCGTATGCGGCTCCCGGTAGCCCTGGTCCTGGCAGCGGCCTTCGTCACGGTCCTGGAGTTCCCGATCTGGTTCGCCCACGTGGTCGCCAGCGACGGCCTCGGCGTGACGCTGTTGATCGTCCGCAACGGCCTGCTGATCGCAGCGGCCCTCACCGCCGCACGGGAGCTGTGGCGGGCATCGGTCACCTGGGCTGACGTACCGCCGCTGCCCGCTCAGGCGACCCGGTCGAAGGCGACTTCGGCGTCGTCCTGA
- a CDS encoding AMP-dependent synthetase/ligase, with amino-acid sequence MREFSLPALYEVPADGNLTDIVRRNAAQHPDVAVIARKANGGWQDVTATVFLAEVHAAAKGLIASGVQPGDRVGLMSRTRYEWTLLDFAIWCAGAITVPVYETSSPEQVQWILSDSGATAVIVEQDGHAATVESVRAQLPALKHVWQIDAGAIDELDRAGKDVTDATVEKRSSLAKADDPATIVYTSGTTGRPKGCVLTHRSFFAECGNIVERLRPLFRTGECSVLLFLPLAHVFGRLVQIAPMMAPIKLGLVPDIKNLTDELASFRPTLILGVPRVFEKVYNSARAKAQADGKGKIFDKAADTAIAYSRALDTPSGPSLGLKIKYKTFDKLVYSKLRAVLGGKGEYAISGGAPLGERLGHFFRGIGFTVLEGYGLTESCAATAFNPWDRTKIGTVGQPLPGSVVRIADDGEVLLHGEHLFKGYWNNEAATAEALADGWFHTGDIGTLDEDGYLSITGRKKEIIVTAGGKNVAPAVIEDRIRAHALVAECMVVGDGRPFVGALITVDDEFLGRWAAEHGKPAGSTAASLRDDPDLVRAIQDAVDDGNAAVSKAESVRKFRILSSQFTEESGHLTPSLKLKRNVVAKDYADEIEAIYQK; translated from the coding sequence TTGCGCGAGTTCAGCCTTCCGGCTTTGTACGAGGTCCCCGCGGACGGCAATCTGACCGACATCGTCCGCAGAAACGCCGCGCAGCACCCAGATGTCGCCGTGATCGCCCGCAAGGCGAACGGCGGCTGGCAGGACGTGACCGCCACGGTCTTCCTCGCCGAGGTGCACGCCGCCGCCAAGGGGCTCATCGCCTCCGGCGTCCAGCCCGGCGACCGGGTCGGCCTGATGTCCCGCACGCGGTACGAGTGGACGCTGCTCGACTTCGCGATCTGGTGCGCGGGCGCGATCACCGTGCCGGTGTACGAGACCAGCTCGCCGGAGCAGGTGCAGTGGATCCTGAGCGACTCGGGCGCCACCGCCGTCATCGTCGAGCAGGACGGGCACGCGGCCACCGTCGAGTCGGTGCGGGCGCAGCTGCCCGCGCTCAAGCACGTCTGGCAGATCGACGCCGGCGCGATCGACGAGCTGGACCGCGCGGGCAAGGACGTCACCGACGCGACCGTCGAGAAGCGCAGCTCGCTGGCGAAGGCCGACGACCCGGCGACCATCGTGTACACGAGTGGCACCACCGGGCGGCCCAAGGGCTGTGTGCTCACCCACCGCAGCTTCTTCGCGGAGTGCGGCAACATCGTCGAGCGGCTGCGCCCGCTGTTCCGCACCGGCGAGTGCTCGGTGCTGCTGTTCCTGCCGCTCGCGCACGTCTTCGGGCGGCTGGTGCAGATCGCGCCGATGATGGCGCCGATCAAGCTGGGCCTGGTCCCGGACATCAAGAACCTCACCGATGAACTCGCCTCGTTCCGGCCGACGTTGATCCTCGGTGTGCCGCGCGTCTTCGAGAAGGTCTACAACTCGGCGCGTGCCAAGGCGCAGGCGGACGGCAAGGGCAAGATCTTCGACAAGGCGGCCGACACCGCGATCGCGTACAGCCGCGCGCTGGACACCCCGTCGGGTCCGTCGCTCGGTCTGAAGATCAAGTACAAGACCTTCGACAAGCTCGTCTACAGCAAGCTGCGCGCGGTGCTCGGCGGCAAGGGCGAGTACGCGATCTCCGGCGGCGCCCCGCTGGGCGAGCGGCTCGGGCACTTCTTCCGCGGCATCGGCTTCACGGTCCTGGAGGGCTACGGCCTGACCGAGTCCTGCGCGGCCACCGCGTTCAACCCCTGGGACCGGACGAAGATCGGCACGGTCGGCCAGCCGCTGCCCGGCTCGGTCGTGCGCATCGCGGACGACGGCGAGGTGCTGCTGCACGGCGAGCACCTGTTCAAGGGTTACTGGAACAACGAAGCGGCTACGGCCGAGGCGCTCGCCGACGGCTGGTTCCACACCGGCGACATCGGCACCCTCGACGAGGACGGCTACCTCAGCATCACGGGCCGCAAGAAGGAGATCATCGTCACCGCGGGCGGCAAGAACGTCGCCCCGGCCGTGATCGAGGACCGCATCCGCGCGCACGCGCTGGTCGCGGAGTGCATGGTCGTCGGCGACGGGCGGCCCTTCGTGGGCGCGCTGATCACGGTCGACGACGAGTTCCTGGGCCGCTGGGCCGCCGAGCACGGCAAACCGGCGGGTTCCACCGCGGCGTCGCTGCGTGACGACCCGGACCTGGTGCGGGCGATCCAGGACGCGGTCGACGACGGCAACGCCGCGGTGTCGAAGGCGGAATCGGTGCGGAAGTTCCGCATTCTGTCCTCCCAGTTCACGGAGGAGTCGGGCCACCTGACGCCGTCCCTGAAGCTCAAGCGCAATGTGGTGGCCAAGGACTACGCGGACGAGATCGAGGCCATCTACCAGAAGTAG
- a CDS encoding GMC oxidoreductase has protein sequence MIALQTAATAGLTRIGLQSAQAVEPAAVQTAPAIVVGSGYGGAVAALRLGQAGVTTVVLEMGRLWNTAGADGKIFCNTANPDQRSMWFKTRTEAPLASFLWLDVVNKDITAYPGVLDRVHYDAMSVYVGRGVGGGSLVNGGMAVTPRQSYFTEQFPAVDATAMYNTYFPRARTMLGVNTVDPTWFESTEWYQFTRTSRKAATNTGLTTTFVPNVYDFGYMQKEAAGTATKSALAQEVIYGNNYGKKSLDKTYLASALGTGKVTIHTMEKVTGVSRASDGSYVLSVNRIDDTGAVVETKQYSCTYLFLGGGSLGTTELLVRARDTGTLPALNSTVGAGWGPNGNTMVGRANHIWDTTGANQATMPVMGIDDWANTDNPVFAEIAPLPIGFETWVSLYLAITKNPQRASFTYDSASGTVKLGWTAAQSAVSVAMAKKLFDRINSANATIYRSDLFGTPSKVFADDFCYHPLGGCVLGNATDNYGRVKGYSKLYITDGSLVPGNIGVNPFVTITALAERTLERVLAEDF, from the coding sequence ATGATCGCCCTCCAGACCGCCGCCACCGCCGGTCTCACCCGTATCGGTCTGCAGTCCGCGCAGGCCGTCGAACCCGCCGCCGTCCAGACCGCCCCCGCGATCGTCGTCGGGTCCGGCTACGGCGGCGCGGTCGCCGCCCTCCGCCTGGGCCAGGCCGGCGTCACCACCGTGGTCCTGGAGATGGGCAGGCTGTGGAACACGGCCGGTGCCGACGGCAAGATCTTCTGCAACACCGCCAACCCGGACCAGCGCTCGATGTGGTTCAAGACCCGCACAGAGGCCCCGCTCGCGAGCTTCCTCTGGCTGGACGTCGTCAACAAGGACATCACCGCGTACCCGGGCGTCCTGGACCGCGTGCACTACGACGCCATGTCCGTGTACGTGGGACGCGGGGTCGGCGGCGGCTCGCTGGTCAACGGCGGCATGGCGGTCACCCCGCGCCAGTCGTACTTCACCGAGCAGTTCCCCGCCGTGGACGCCACCGCGATGTACAACACGTACTTCCCGCGCGCCCGCACCATGCTCGGCGTCAACACCGTCGACCCGACGTGGTTCGAGTCGACCGAGTGGTACCAGTTCACCCGCACCTCACGGAAGGCGGCCACGAACACCGGCCTGACGACCACCTTCGTGCCCAACGTCTACGACTTCGGCTACATGCAGAAGGAGGCGGCCGGCACCGCCACCAAGTCCGCGCTCGCCCAGGAGGTCATCTACGGCAACAACTACGGCAAGAAGAGCCTCGACAAGACCTACCTCGCCTCGGCGCTGGGCACCGGCAAGGTCACCATCCACACCATGGAGAAGGTGACCGGGGTCAGCCGCGCGAGCGACGGGTCGTACGTCCTGAGCGTGAACCGGATCGACGACACCGGCGCGGTCGTCGAGACCAAGCAGTACAGCTGCACCTATCTGTTCCTCGGCGGCGGCAGCCTCGGCACCACCGAACTCCTCGTCCGGGCAAGGGACACGGGCACCCTGCCCGCGCTCAACTCCACGGTCGGGGCGGGCTGGGGACCCAACGGCAACACCATGGTCGGCCGCGCCAACCACATCTGGGACACGACCGGCGCCAACCAGGCGACGATGCCGGTGATGGGCATCGACGACTGGGCCAACACCGACAACCCGGTCTTCGCGGAGATCGCTCCGCTGCCCATCGGCTTCGAGACCTGGGTGAGCCTCTATCTGGCGATCACCAAGAACCCCCAACGGGCCTCGTTCACCTACGACTCGGCGAGCGGCACGGTGAAGCTGGGCTGGACCGCGGCGCAGAGCGCGGTCTCGGTCGCGATGGCCAAGAAGCTGTTCGACCGGATCAACTCGGCCAACGCGACGATCTACCGCTCCGACCTGTTCGGCACGCCCAGCAAGGTGTTCGCGGACGACTTCTGCTACCACCCGCTGGGCGGCTGTGTGCTGGGCAACGCGACCGACAACTACGGCCGGGTGAAGGGGTATTCGAAGCTGTACATCACGGACGGTTCGCTGGTGCCCGGCAACATCGGCGTGAACCCGTTCGTCACCATCACCGCGCTCGCCGAACGCACGCTGGAACGGGTCCTCGCCGAGGACTTCTGA
- a CDS encoding NlpC/P60 family protein, with translation MASHRRPKQPSRTRVTVLTTAAAAAVAFSAQAANAAPSEKPSKDEVKAKVDALYEQAEQATEKLDGAQEKQEKLQKEISTIQDNVARGQEELNKLRDGLGTMASAQYRTGGIDPSIQLFLSSNPDDYLDKASTMDQLSSQQVEALTKIQGKQRELAQERAEASSKLKDLSATRTELKKKKDEVKAKLASAQKLLNTLTAAEKASLAQEQAQAANRSSSRVNLGSTGSASGRAAAAFAAAQSVIGSPYVYGASGPSSFDCSGLTSWAYAQAGVSIPRTSEAQANYGTRISSESDLKVGDLVIFYGDYHHVGLYAGNGQVLHAPHTGAVVRYESIGNMPFQFGVRV, from the coding sequence GTGGCGTCCCATCGTCGACCGAAGCAGCCGAGCCGCACGCGTGTGACTGTGCTGACCACCGCAGCCGCAGCCGCCGTTGCCTTCAGCGCTCAGGCCGCCAATGCCGCGCCGAGCGAGAAGCCCAGCAAGGACGAGGTCAAGGCGAAGGTCGACGCCCTCTACGAGCAGGCCGAGCAGGCCACCGAGAAGCTCGACGGCGCCCAGGAGAAGCAGGAGAAGCTCCAGAAGGAGATCTCCACCATCCAGGACAACGTCGCCCGCGGCCAGGAGGAGCTCAACAAGCTCCGGGACGGCCTCGGCACGATGGCGAGCGCCCAGTACCGCACCGGGGGCATCGACCCCTCGATCCAGCTGTTCCTGTCCTCGAACCCGGACGACTACCTCGACAAGGCGTCCACGATGGACCAGTTGAGCAGTCAGCAGGTCGAGGCGCTCACGAAGATCCAGGGCAAGCAGCGCGAACTCGCCCAGGAGCGCGCGGAGGCGAGCAGCAAGCTCAAGGACCTCTCCGCCACCCGCACCGAGCTCAAGAAGAAGAAGGACGAGGTCAAGGCGAAGCTGGCCTCGGCCCAGAAGCTGCTCAACACCCTGACGGCGGCGGAGAAGGCGTCCCTCGCCCAGGAGCAGGCCCAGGCCGCCAACCGTTCCAGCTCGCGGGTGAACCTCGGCAGCACCGGTTCCGCCTCCGGCCGCGCCGCCGCCGCCTTCGCCGCCGCCCAGTCCGTGATCGGCTCGCCGTACGTCTACGGCGCCTCCGGCCCGTCCTCCTTCGACTGCTCCGGCCTCACCTCCTGGGCCTACGCGCAGGCGGGTGTCTCCATACCCCGGACGTCGGAGGCGCAGGCCAACTACGGCACCCGCATCTCCAGCGAGAGCGACCTGAAGGTCGGCGACCTCGTCATCTTCTACGGCGACTACCACCATGTCGGCCTCTACGCAGGCAATGGCCAGGTGCTGCACGCCCCGCACACCGGTGCCGTGGTCCGCTACGAATCGATCGGCAACATGCCCTTCCAGTTCGGCGTCCGGGTCTGA